DNA from Amorphoplanes friuliensis DSM 7358:
GGTGCTGATCAGCGTCATCTCGATCCGCGCGGCACGCAGCAAACTGCCGTACGAGCTGTGGCACTTCATTCACCTGACCGCGTACCTGGTGCTCCTGCTCGGGTACGGCCACCAGGTCGCGACGGGCGCCAACCTGTCCGGCCGCTTCGCGTCGGTCTTCTGGCCCGCACTGAGCGCCCTCGTGATCGCCGCGCTGGTCTGGGGCCGCCTGGTCGAGCCGCTGTGGCTGAACGCGCGCCACCGCTTCGAGGTCGCCGAGGTTGTCGCCGAGGGCGCGAACACGTTCTCGATCTACATCGACGGCCGCCGCCTCGAGAGCCTGCCGGCGCAGGCCGGGCAGTTCATGCGCTGGCGGTTCCTGACCGCCAACGGCTGGTGGCAGTCACACCCGTTCTCGCTCTCCGCCGCACCGAACTCCGAGTGGCTGCGCCTGACCGTCACGGCCGTCGGCGGTCACACGTCGAAGCTGGCCGAGATGGAGCCGGGCACCCCGATCTGGGCGGAAGGCCCGTTCGGCACCTTCACCGCCCAGCGCCGCACCCGCCGCCGCGCGCTGCTCATCGCCGGTGGCAGCGGCATCGCCCCCATCCGGGCCCTGCTCGAGGACATGCCGCCGGACACGATCGTGATCTACCGCGCCAGCCGCCCGGACGAGCTCGTCTTCCGCGAGGAGCTGGAGGACCTGGCCGAACGCCGCGACGCGTGGGTCCGATACATCGTCGGCTCCCGCAACGACCCAGGCCCCCGCCGGCTCTTCACGGCGACCGGTCTGCTCGGGCTGGTGCCCGACGTCAACCGCCGGGACGTCTACCTGTGCGGGCCACCCGGGCTGGTCGACGCCGCGGTGCAGACCCTGCGCGAACTGGAAGTGCCGGACAGCCAGATGCACCTCGACCCCTTCGAATTCTGATCCGCCTCCGATCCCCCAGCCCATTTCGGGAGTTTCCTCATGCGACGCAGCACCGCAGCAGCCGTCGGAACGTTGACCGGCGCCGCCCTGATCGTCGGGGTCCGGCTGAGCGTCACCGCGCCCGTGGTTCCCTCAGCGGCGCCGCCCGTGGTCGACCTGGCGAACTCGGGCCAGGACGCCGACCCGTCGGCGTCCCCGACCAAGAAGCCGGCCTCGAAGAAGCCCAAGGCTCCGGCCGAGGACGCCGAGTCGGAAGAATCGTCGGGTGAGGCCGGCGGCACCGGCCTGACCAACGGCATCTTCAAGGGCAAAGCCGCGAAGAACCCCTACGGCACGATCCAGGTCTCGATCAAGGTCTCCGGCGGCAAGATCACGGCCGCTGACGCCACGTACCCCGTGACGGGCGACAGCGCGACGATCAACCCGCCCGCGATCGCTTCGCTCAAGGAATCCACGGTCCAGGCCCAGAGCGCCGAGGTCGACGCGGTGTCCGGTGCCACGTTCACGTCGGAGTCGTACGTCAAGTCTCTGCAGGCGGCGATCGACGCCGCCACCGCGTAGAGTCCCGCGCCATGCACCACGCCGAACACGTCATGGGCACCGTCGTCAGCATCGACCTGGCCGACGACCTCCCCGACCAGACCCTCCGGGCGATGATCGGCGACGTGTGCGGCTGGCTCCACG
Protein-coding regions in this window:
- a CDS encoding FMN-binding protein, giving the protein MRRSTAAAVGTLTGAALIVGVRLSVTAPVVPSAAPPVVDLANSGQDADPSASPTKKPASKKPKAPAEDAESEESSGEAGGTGLTNGIFKGKAAKNPYGTIQVSIKVSGGKITAADATYPVTGDSATINPPAIASLKESTVQAQSAEVDAVSGATFTSESYVKSLQAAIDAATA
- a CDS encoding ferredoxin reductase family protein — its product is MFQSFEDQREPSFGQTLAPERDFWSQPDLNEGVPRGDIVVEAPQDPSGWQTSGPPISTDDRPPAEATSGNRLLTVLLFFAGLATSVSLWLFDTQAGAINDTATLMMAVGRITGLIAGYLLFIQLLMMSRVSWLEEWVGARDLLRWHRWLGTSLVVTVLAHIVFIVYGYALTAESGVVDQAWTIITTLPEMISATVATGLLVLISVISIRAARSKLPYELWHFIHLTAYLVLLLGYGHQVATGANLSGRFASVFWPALSALVIAALVWGRLVEPLWLNARHRFEVAEVVAEGANTFSIYIDGRRLESLPAQAGQFMRWRFLTANGWWQSHPFSLSAAPNSEWLRLTVTAVGGHTSKLAEMEPGTPIWAEGPFGTFTAQRRTRRRALLIAGGSGIAPIRALLEDMPPDTIVIYRASRPDELVFREELEDLAERRDAWVRYIVGSRNDPGPRRLFTATGLLGLVPDVNRRDVYLCGPPGLVDAAVQTLRELEVPDSQMHLDPFEF